The DNA region GCTTATTTTTTAGAGAGATTCCCATATTTATTGTACAAAACATCTTAATATTTTGCTTCCTCCTTTAGTGCAATAATAATACATTGATTTTATTGGAAGGAATAAGCAGGTTGGGGGTAAATTATTTAAAGCTGATTTCTGGGGATCATTGACATGTGAAGAGGGAAATGCAAGGAATACAGAAGTCATGTCTACCCTTCTTTTTACTACTCTATTTATTACTTTTAAATCGGGAAGGACACTATGTagacatgtttttttttctctcctaatcATCATCTATGTTTGGTTGAGGGAGGTTGAGTTTTATGGCCCAAGTATTGACCTTCCTATATGAAAAGCCTTCTAGAACTTGTAAAACCAGTTGACATGTACATTTTTGATAATCTTCTTTCTCATCATTAACTCTTACAGTGTCTTTTCTTTATCCATGGATGACCCACAAGAAAACTTGACCTACAGATGTATATTCGATGAAGACTTCAAGTACATCCTTCTCCCCGTCTCTTACGGAATTGTATTTGCATTTGGTTTCATACTCAACGTTCTCGCCCTCTACATTTTCATATTTCGGATCCGACCGTGGAAAGTGGTCAACATTTTTATGTTTAACCTGGCGCTCTCAGACTTGTTGTATGTCTTGTCTTTGCCTTTCTTGGCATATTATTACTCCAAAGCGAATGACTGGCCTTTCAGTGAAGCCTTCTGTAAGATTGTTCGTTTCCTGTTCTACACCAGCCTGTACTGCAGCATCCTCTTCTTACTGTGTATCAGCATTTATAGATTCCTGGCTGTATGTTACCCCTTGCGGTTTCTTCAATGGGGGAAAATCCGTTATGCAAGGATAGCCTCAGTGTCTATTTGGGTTGTCGTAATTGCGATGCAATCCCCTATGTTTTATTTTGTCTCCACCAGTATGAGTGATAATAGCACCGTGTGCCACGACAcctctaaaattgaactttttgaccaatTTGTCATTTACAGCACCGTCAACTTGTCCATACTCTTCTGTGTCCCCTTCACCATCCTCATTATTAGCTATTGCTACATGATCTACGTGCTCATCCAGCCAATGGAGAGCTCGACTCAGACTGCCGAGTCCAAGAAGAAGTCCATCAAGATGATCATCACAGTAATGTTGGTATTCATCTTAAGTTTTTTGCCATTTCACGTCACCAGGACTTTGTATTACTACTATCGTAAAGTAGACCTGGCCCCATGTTCTACTCTAAACATGGTTAATGCAGCCTACAAGTCTACGAGACCGTTGGCCAGTGTCAACAGTTGCCTAGATCCAATATTGTACTTTCTGGTTTGGAGGTTCAGGTTAAGGTCTTAAAATGGATAGGAGTCATCTATAAACTGATATAACATTGCTGTATaagtttttattatataaactgTTTTTTATGCTTTTACTATGTGTACAGTAACTTTCTTTATAAccgaactagctgaagagcccggcgttgcctgggcatagtaaatatctgtggttagttatagcacctcacttctcttattttcccatcacgcctctcattttcccctcacatctttcattttctccctcacatctctcattttctccctcacacctctcattcccccctatcaCTTGTCATTtccacctcacatctgtcattttccgatcactccactattttccctcactcctgtcattttgcactcacaccttttcattttcacctcacacctctcattttcccctcggtatatacgtttgtcatctcccttatatatagtgtatacctgtatgtcatctgctgtatatagtatattcctgtatgtcatctcctcctgtatatagtatattcctgtatgtcatctcccctgtaaatagtatatacctgctgtatgtcacctcccctgtatacagtatgtacctatgtgttatctcccctgtatatagtatatacctgtgtcatctcctgtatatagtatatacctgtcatctcctcctgtatatagtatatacctgtgtgtcatctcccctgtatatagtatatatgtgtgtgtgtcatctcccctgtatatagtatatatctgtgtgtcatctcctcctgtatatagtatatacctgtgtgtcatctcctcctgtatatagtatatacctgtgtgtcatctcctcctgtatatagtatatatctgtatgtcatctcctcctgtattagacctcgttcacacgttatttggtcagtatttttacctcagtatttgtaagctaaattggcagcctgataactcCCCAGcctacagtaagccctccccctggcagtatgtaatagctcacacataacacataatagactggtcatgtgactgacagttgccgtatttcctatatggtacatttgttgctcttgtagtttgtctgcttattaatcagatttttatttttgaaggataataccagacttgtgtgtgttttagggcgagtttcatgtgttgagttgcgtgtgacaACATGCATGtagtgagttttgtgtggcgacatgcgtgtagcaactttttgtgtgtcaagttgcatgtgacaggttagtgcagcaagttgtgtgcagcaagttttgcgcgtgtcgagttttatgtgtggtgcgttttgagtatgtgcaagttttgtgtgaggcaacttttgcatgtgttgcaacttttgtgcgtgtggcaatttttccgcgtgtgcaagttttgcatgtggcgagttttgcacgtgtggcgagttttatgcgagcctagttttgcatgtggcgagttttgagcggcgacttttgtgtttcgacttttatgtggcgaggttggtgtatgtgtggtgaaatgtgcgctgagggtggtatatgtgttcgagcacgtggtagtgtgtggcgcattttgtgtgtgtgttcatatccccgtggtggtgtggtgattatcccatgtcggggccccaccttagcaactgtacggtatatactctttggcaccatcgctctcattctttaagtcccccttgttcacatctggcagctgtcaatttgcctccaacactttccctttcactttttccccattatgtagataggggcaaaattgtttggtgaattggaacgcgtggggttaaaatttcgcctcacaacatagctttgacgctctcggggtccagacgtgtgactgtgcaaaattttgtggctgtagctgcgacggttcagatgccaatcccggacatacacatacacacatacacacatacacacatacacacatacacacatacacacatacactcacacacacactcagctttatattaTAGATATACTGTACGTGAGACGATCAAAGTGAGGAACCGTAGACAACACAGATCGCTGGACGTGACAGGGCACTGACCGTGTAGCAGTAGTTAACAGAACTAATCTGGGCACGTATACTTTTGATAACAATCTTTTTGATATCCTCCAATGCCTATCTACCGATAGTCTAAAGACGGGGCTCTGAGCACCAGCCATGGGTAAGACTTGGCAAGTGACCAGTGATGTAGCTTCGAGCTCCGGAGTCCCATTGGAAAATCTATGCTGTCACCTACAGTGGTGCTTGAAAATTTGTGATATTTTCTGAATTTTCTGCAAAATGTTGTCCTACATCTGATTTTCACACAAGTAGGtaaagagaaccaaatcaaacaTTCCAAAATAgtaatctatttatttttttaaaatgaggAAAATAATCCAGTATCCAAGTCCATGAGAGGTAAAATGATGTGAACTTTTGGGTTCAGCAGATAAATGGGAACTTAGAATCTGGTGTTTTCTATCAATACGACGACAATCTGAGGTGTGAGTGGGAGGCCTGTTTTATTTAAAGAATGGGGTTCTATCAAAGCCTGATCTTCATAATGTGTGTTTGAGGAGGTTTATCATGGCATGAACAAACAACATTTCTGAGGACCTCAGAAGAAGTATTCTTGATGCTCATAAGgctgaaaaatgttaaaaataatctcTAAAGAGTTTTGACTCCACCAATCTGCAGTCAGACATATTATGTACAAATGTAAGAAATTCAAGACCATTATCAGCCTTCCCAGGAGTTGTAGaccaacaaagtttacttaaagagCAAGGCATATATagtcatgtgtccctattactgcacctgataccccaatactgagccactgctgccgtatgtgaccctattactgccactgataccccaatactgagccactgctgccgtatgtgaccctattactgccactgataccccaatactgagccgctgctgctgtatgtgaccctattactgcacctgataccccaatactgagccgctgctgccatatgtgtccctattactgccactgataccccaatactgagccactgctgccgtatgtgtccctattactacacctgataccccaatactgagccgctgctgccatatgtgcccctattactgcccctgataccccaatactgagccactgctgccgtatgtgtccctattactgcccctgatacccca from Ranitomeya variabilis isolate aRanVar5 chromosome 3, aRanVar5.hap1, whole genome shotgun sequence includes:
- the LOC143817373 gene encoding P2Y purinoceptor 2-like, which encodes MDDPQENLTYRCIFDEDFKYILLPVSYGIVFAFGFILNVLALYIFIFRIRPWKVVNIFMFNLALSDLLYVLSLPFLAYYYSKANDWPFSEAFCKIVRFLFYTSLYCSILFLLCISIYRFLAVCYPLRFLQWGKIRYARIASVSIWVVVIAMQSPMFYFVSTSMSDNSTVCHDTSKIELFDQFVIYSTVNLSILFCVPFTILIISYCYMIYVLIQPMESSTQTAESKKKSIKMIITVMLVFILSFLPFHVTRTLYYYYRKVDLAPCSTLNMVNAAYKSTRPLASVNSCLDPILYFLVWRFRLRS